One window of Athalia rosae chromosome 2, iyAthRosa1.1, whole genome shotgun sequence genomic DNA carries:
- the LOC105685199 gene encoding uncharacterized protein LOC105685199: MFPSAESGLVVVYQLAIVLSLNTFVVQCAPLLPRTNDGFWDENMVDCSPGGRCWEWSRKQQSLAKPDYYEDPLRVQSPHSQDSNRARTAAVGLPSTTRISKKDVFMSRGWGAGGMPFSVLYMHPHSQRSNSNTGANEIEPARALPLESPALPSLPRNSNNRVALRNGASGQPRRQYSIIPQLFVSYGWGPHGK, encoded by the exons ATGTTCCCATCCGCAGAATCTGGACTAGTTGTCGTTTATCAGTTAGCTATAGTTCTGAGTTTGAATACGTTTGTGGTCCAATGCGCGCCTCTTTTACCAAGGACGAACGACGGGTTCTGGGATGAAAATATGGTAGATTGTTCTCCAGGGGGACGTTGCTGGGAATGGTCACGTAAACAGCAATCACTTGCGAAACCGGACTACTATGAAGATCCCTTGAG AGTACAAAGCCCCCACAGCCAGGATTCAAATCGCGCGCGAACGGCGGCAGTTGGTTTGCCATCGACaactcgaatttcgaaaaaagatgTATTCATGTCTCGCGGATGGGGAGCTGGCGGAATGCCTTTTTCTGTATTATACATGCATCCTCACAGTCAGCGGTCCAACAGTAATACAG gggcTAACGAAATCGAGCCGGCAAGAGCACTTCCGTTGGAGAGTCCTGCCCTGCCATCGCTACCAAGAAACTCCAACAATCGCGTGGCTCTGCGGAATGGTGCTTCTGGACAACCGAGAAGACAATACTCAATAATACCTCAACTCTTTGTATCTTATGGTTGGGGACCTCATGGAAAATAG
- the LOC105683793 gene encoding NAD-dependent protein deacylase Sirt4-like isoform X1: MYHRWEKVFQINNLQHSLGCGLNLFGLTDRISCSTLAFVPKCQPVGNKELILLENFINDSGKICVLTGAGISTESGIPDYRSEGVGLYARSDQRPVLYKEFCENEGRRTRYWARNYVGWPRFSSFTPNITHKVLKDLEDIGKVSCVVTQNVDNLHFKAGSKNVIEIHGTAFTVVCLNCEHKISRFDMQKILQQNNKNMNAETQMMRPDGDVELSQEQIDNFVVPSCKKCGGVLKPDIVFFGDNVPRERVEKIKQEVEAADSLLVLGSSLTVFSGLRIIHQAVEAKKPISIVNIGQTRGDQYAQLKIVARCGEILSKIRCL; this comes from the exons ATGTATCATAGATGGGAAAAAGTATTTCAGATTAATAATTTACAGCACAGCTTAGGCTGTGGTTTAAATTTGTTCGGTTTGACAGATCGGATCAGCTGTTCGACGCTGGCATTTGTCCCCAAATGTCAACCCGTAGGGAATAaggaattaattttattagagAATTTTATAAATGATTCCGGTAAAATATGCGTTTTGACGGGTGCTGGAATATCCACTGAGAGTGGAATACCAGACTATAGATCTGAAGGTGTAGGTTTATATGCAAGGAGTGATCAAAGACCTGTACTTTACAAAGAATTCTGTGAAAACGAAGGCAGGAGGACAAGATACTGGGCTAGAAATTATGTGGGATGGCCACG gttttcttcatttaccCCGAACATAACTCATAAAGTGCTCAAGGATCTGGAAGATATTGGAAAAGTAAGCTGCGTAGTTACTCAAAATGTAGATAACTTACATTTCAAAGCAGGTAGTAAAAACGTAATCGAAATTCATGGAACAGCCTTTACAGTCGTATGTTTGAACTGCGAACACAAGATTTCTAGATTTGACATGCAGAAGATACTCCAACAAAACAACAAGAACATGAATGCCGAAACTCAGATGATGAGGCCAGATGGCGATGTCGAATTATCACAG GAACAGATTGATAATTTCGTAGTGCCTTCGTGCAAAAAATGTGGTGGAGTATTAAAGCCTGACATTGTATTTTTTGGCGATAATGTGCCACGtgaaagggtggaaaaaataaagcagGAAGTAGAAGCTGCAGATTCCTTGTTAGTACTGGGCTCGTCACTTACAGTGTTTTCTGGGCTTAGAATCATCCATCAGGCAGTTGAGGCTAAAAAACCCATATCAATAGTGAATATTGGACAAACAAGGGGAGATCAGTATGCTCAACTTAAAATAGTAGCAAGATGCGGAGAAATACTTTCCAAGATTCGCTGTTTATGA
- the LOC105683793 gene encoding NAD-dependent protein deacylase Sirt4-like isoform X2: MYHRWEKVFQINNLQHSLGCGLNLFGLTDRISCSTLAFVPKCQPVGNKELILLENFINDSGKICVLTGAGISTESGIPDYRSEGVGLYARSDQRPVLYKEFCENEGRRTRYWARNYVGWPRFSSFTPNITHKVLKDLEDIGKISRFDMQKILQQNNKNMNAETQMMRPDGDVELSQEQIDNFVVPSCKKCGGVLKPDIVFFGDNVPRERVEKIKQEVEAADSLLVLGSSLTVFSGLRIIHQAVEAKKPISIVNIGQTRGDQYAQLKIVARCGEILSKIRCL, from the exons ATGTATCATAGATGGGAAAAAGTATTTCAGATTAATAATTTACAGCACAGCTTAGGCTGTGGTTTAAATTTGTTCGGTTTGACAGATCGGATCAGCTGTTCGACGCTGGCATTTGTCCCCAAATGTCAACCCGTAGGGAATAaggaattaattttattagagAATTTTATAAATGATTCCGGTAAAATATGCGTTTTGACGGGTGCTGGAATATCCACTGAGAGTGGAATACCAGACTATAGATCTGAAGGTGTAGGTTTATATGCAAGGAGTGATCAAAGACCTGTACTTTACAAAGAATTCTGTGAAAACGAAGGCAGGAGGACAAGATACTGGGCTAGAAATTATGTGGGATGGCCACG gttttcttcatttaccCCGAACATAACTCATAAAGTGCTCAAGGATCTGGAAGATATTGGAAAA ATTTCTAGATTTGACATGCAGAAGATACTCCAACAAAACAACAAGAACATGAATGCCGAAACTCAGATGATGAGGCCAGATGGCGATGTCGAATTATCACAG GAACAGATTGATAATTTCGTAGTGCCTTCGTGCAAAAAATGTGGTGGAGTATTAAAGCCTGACATTGTATTTTTTGGCGATAATGTGCCACGtgaaagggtggaaaaaataaagcagGAAGTAGAAGCTGCAGATTCCTTGTTAGTACTGGGCTCGTCACTTACAGTGTTTTCTGGGCTTAGAATCATCCATCAGGCAGTTGAGGCTAAAAAACCCATATCAATAGTGAATATTGGACAAACAAGGGGAGATCAGTATGCTCAACTTAAAATAGTAGCAAGATGCGGAGAAATACTTTCCAAGATTCGCTGTTTATGA
- the LOC105683776 gene encoding transmembrane protein 62-like isoform X2: MKIAKSTVIFLIFVLMLSVFVANVANLINVDSHSANNTPLYKGLDDTEPQWLAPKKYQITGTSDNILWFLQVSDIHISIFRDLSRITELREFCDITVSAIRPSVVLASGDLTDAKAENKMGSGQIQKEWEHYQQVLQDSNVLQKTMWLDVRGNHEPGPRRPFNFVGVLTSAEADNIAKYVQQARAQGGDYIIWFGHYPTSCILAQCPGGVRSILGRYREGMAYLCGHFHMLGGAVPNMYTLQQAGFLELELADWKDNRMYRLGAIDHGQFSFIDLKHREWPVALITNPKHALYMMPQKENLQSISESTHIRVLAFSIAELKSVEVQIDEGGWWECHQVKGPLYVVEWNPILYKSGLHLIQVRVLDNDGRERITTQPFSLDGTRLSFRILPRMILMFNISHIFQILFGTMLLGLVVPLCVLRLFHMLCRNNKMHRPRIRIKVFHWWLRKLWILSTVDRLFFPLVLYVLYLPVGPWAIGEIIENRTGTIFAWGTWVGTSYLPGSFTYAYGFFQLFSFHFPLTLILAHRVDQRLHLMEKPSRKPPTVLALLGRHTLFTALIIMQTSMVYFFWLAYGTLAMILGPMRTWSIVLAIVLWYQANRMPESCLRSASIVWSSRSSVVQSTENENVEHLSSDK; encoded by the exons atgaaaatagcaAAGTCTACTGTGATCTTTTTGATCTTTGTTTTAATGCTATCGGTATTTGTGGCTAATGTAGCCAATCTTATAAATGTCGACTCACATTCCGCGAACAATACTCCACTTTACAAAGGATTGGATGACACAGAACCGCAATGGCTTGCCcccaaaaaatatcaaatcacAGGAACATCAGACAATATTCTATGGTTTCTACAG gTGTCAGATATCCACATAAGTATTTTCCGAGATCTATCCAGGATTACAGAGCTGAGAGAATTTTGTGATATCACAGTTAGCGCCATCAGACCCTCGGTTGTTCTTGCATCTG gtGACTTGACAGATGCAAaggcagaaaataaaatgggcTCAGGGCAGATTCAAAAAGAATGGGAGCATTATCAACAAGTTTTGCAAGACTCCAATGTCTTGCAAAAGACCATGTGGCTGGATGTAAGAGGAAATCATG AACCTGGACCCCGAAGGCCGTTTAACTTTGTCGGTGTTCTCACCAGTGCCGAAGCAGACAATATTGCAAAATATGTTCAGCAGGCAAGAGCACAAGGTGGAGACTATATAATATGGTTCGGACACTATCCAACTTCATGTATATTGGCACAATGTCCTGGAGGAGTGCGAAGTATTTTAG GTAGATATAGGGAAGGAATGGCATATCTATGTGGACATTTTCACATGCTTGGTGGCGCTGTTCCCAACATGTACACTTTACAGCAGGCAGGATTCCTCGAATTGGAACTTGCAGACTGGAAGGATAATAGAAT GTATCGCCTAGGAGCAATAGATCACGGCCAATTCTCATTCATTGACTTAAAACATCGAGAGTGGCCTGTGGCATTGATCACCAATCCGAAGCACGCACTGTACATGATGCCACAAAAAGAGAACTTACAATCTATTTCTGAATCTACGCACATCAG aGTCCTGGCATTCTCAATAGCGGAATTGAAATCTGTGGAAGTCCAGATCGATGAAGGAGGATGGTGGGAATGTCATCAAGTGAAAGGGCCACTTTATGTTGTTGAATGGAACCCCATACTTTATAAAAGTGGGCTTCATCTTATACAG GTTCGGGTGCTGGATAATgatggaagagaaagaataacgACTCAACCATTCTCTTTGGATGGTACAAGATTGTCATTCCGAATCTTACCGAGAATGATCCTTATGTTCAACATCAGTCACATC TTCCAAATTTTATTCGGGACCATGCTGCTTGGATTGGTGGTTCCGTTATGCGTACTTCGACTTTTTCACATGCTTTGCAGAA ACAACAAAATGCATCGGCCTAGAATTAGGATAAAAGTGTTCCACTGGTGGCTTAGAAAATTGTGGATCCTGTCTACAGTTGACCGATTGTTCTTCCCACTAGTTTTATACGTACTTTATTTGCCAGTGG GTCCATGGGCTATCggagaaataatagaaaatcgaACTGGGACAATATTTGCATGGGGTACATGGGTTGGAACATCTTACTTACCTGGATCTTTCACCTATGCCTATGGTTTCTTCCAATTATTCTCCTTTCATTTCCCCCTTACATTAATCCTTGCTCATCGAGTCGACCAGAG GCTacatctcatggaaaaaccATCGAGGAAACCCCCTACGGTACTTGCTTTATTAGGGAGGCATACACTCTTCACGGCACTGATAATTATGCAGACAAGTATGGTCTACTTTTTCTGGTTGGCATATGGAACTCTTGCCATGATTCTCGGCCCGATGCGTACTTGGAGTATAGTCTTGGCCATTGTTCTATGGTACCAGGCCAATAGGATGCCGGAAAGTTGTTTGAG GAGTGCTTCGATAGTATGGTCGTCTAGAAGTAGCGTAGTACAAAGCACCGAGAACGAAAATGTGGAGCATCTCAGTAGTGACAAATAA
- the LOC105683776 gene encoding transmembrane protein 62-like isoform X3 has product MKIAKSTVIFLIFVLMLSVFVANVANLINVDSHSANNTPLYKGLDDTEPQWLAPKKYQITGTSDNILWFLQVSDIHISIFRDLSRITELREFCDITVSAIRPSVVLASGDLTDAKAENKMGSGQIQKEWEHYQQVLQDSNVLQKTMWLDVRGNHDNFNVPSLTSKENYYMNYSVQGQRHPRSYMHQITVGSEKYTFIAVDACLEPGPRRPFNFVGVLTSAEADNIAKYVQQARAQGGDYIIWFGHYPTSCILAQCPGGVRSILGRYREGMAYLCGHFHMLGGAVPNMYTLQQAGFLELELADWKDNRIVLAFSIAELKSVEVQIDEGGWWECHQVKGPLYVVEWNPILYKSGLHLIQVRVLDNDGRERITTQPFSLDGTRLSFRILPRMILMFNISHIFQILFGTMLLGLVVPLCVLRLFHMLCRNNKMHRPRIRIKVFHWWLRKLWILSTVDRLFFPLVLYVLYLPVGPWAIGEIIENRTGTIFAWGTWVGTSYLPGSFTYAYGFFQLFSFHFPLTLILAHRVDQRLHLMEKPSRKPPTVLALLGRHTLFTALIIMQTSMVYFFWLAYGTLAMILGPMRTWSIVLAIVLWYQANRMPESCLRSASIVWSSRSSVVQSTENENVEHLSSDK; this is encoded by the exons atgaaaatagcaAAGTCTACTGTGATCTTTTTGATCTTTGTTTTAATGCTATCGGTATTTGTGGCTAATGTAGCCAATCTTATAAATGTCGACTCACATTCCGCGAACAATACTCCACTTTACAAAGGATTGGATGACACAGAACCGCAATGGCTTGCCcccaaaaaatatcaaatcacAGGAACATCAGACAATATTCTATGGTTTCTACAG gTGTCAGATATCCACATAAGTATTTTCCGAGATCTATCCAGGATTACAGAGCTGAGAGAATTTTGTGATATCACAGTTAGCGCCATCAGACCCTCGGTTGTTCTTGCATCTG gtGACTTGACAGATGCAAaggcagaaaataaaatgggcTCAGGGCAGATTCAAAAAGAATGGGAGCATTATCAACAAGTTTTGCAAGACTCCAATGTCTTGCAAAAGACCATGTGGCTGGATGTAAGAGGAAATCATG ATAACTTCAATGTGCCTAGTTTAACttcaaaagaaaattactACATGAATTATTCAGTGCAAGGACAAAGACACCCTCGCTCGTACATGCATCAAATCACAGTTGGCTCCGAAAAATATACTTTTATTGCGGTTGATGCATGTCTAGAACCTGGACCCCGAAGGCCGTTTAACTTTGTCGGTGTTCTCACCAGTGCCGAAGCAGACAATATTGCAAAATATGTTCAGCAGGCAAGAGCACAAGGTGGAGACTATATAATATGGTTCGGACACTATCCAACTTCATGTATATTGGCACAATGTCCTGGAGGAGTGCGAAGTATTTTAG GTAGATATAGGGAAGGAATGGCATATCTATGTGGACATTTTCACATGCTTGGTGGCGCTGTTCCCAACATGTACACTTTACAGCAGGCAGGATTCCTCGAATTGGAACTTGCAGACTGGAAGGATAATAGAAT aGTCCTGGCATTCTCAATAGCGGAATTGAAATCTGTGGAAGTCCAGATCGATGAAGGAGGATGGTGGGAATGTCATCAAGTGAAAGGGCCACTTTATGTTGTTGAATGGAACCCCATACTTTATAAAAGTGGGCTTCATCTTATACAG GTTCGGGTGCTGGATAATgatggaagagaaagaataacgACTCAACCATTCTCTTTGGATGGTACAAGATTGTCATTCCGAATCTTACCGAGAATGATCCTTATGTTCAACATCAGTCACATC TTCCAAATTTTATTCGGGACCATGCTGCTTGGATTGGTGGTTCCGTTATGCGTACTTCGACTTTTTCACATGCTTTGCAGAA ACAACAAAATGCATCGGCCTAGAATTAGGATAAAAGTGTTCCACTGGTGGCTTAGAAAATTGTGGATCCTGTCTACAGTTGACCGATTGTTCTTCCCACTAGTTTTATACGTACTTTATTTGCCAGTGG GTCCATGGGCTATCggagaaataatagaaaatcgaACTGGGACAATATTTGCATGGGGTACATGGGTTGGAACATCTTACTTACCTGGATCTTTCACCTATGCCTATGGTTTCTTCCAATTATTCTCCTTTCATTTCCCCCTTACATTAATCCTTGCTCATCGAGTCGACCAGAG GCTacatctcatggaaaaaccATCGAGGAAACCCCCTACGGTACTTGCTTTATTAGGGAGGCATACACTCTTCACGGCACTGATAATTATGCAGACAAGTATGGTCTACTTTTTCTGGTTGGCATATGGAACTCTTGCCATGATTCTCGGCCCGATGCGTACTTGGAGTATAGTCTTGGCCATTGTTCTATGGTACCAGGCCAATAGGATGCCGGAAAGTTGTTTGAG GAGTGCTTCGATAGTATGGTCGTCTAGAAGTAGCGTAGTACAAAGCACCGAGAACGAAAATGTGGAGCATCTCAGTAGTGACAAATAA
- the LOC105683776 gene encoding transmembrane protein 62-like isoform X1 → MKIAKSTVIFLIFVLMLSVFVANVANLINVDSHSANNTPLYKGLDDTEPQWLAPKKYQITGTSDNILWFLQVSDIHISIFRDLSRITELREFCDITVSAIRPSVVLASGDLTDAKAENKMGSGQIQKEWEHYQQVLQDSNVLQKTMWLDVRGNHDNFNVPSLTSKENYYMNYSVQGQRHPRSYMHQITVGSEKYTFIAVDACLEPGPRRPFNFVGVLTSAEADNIAKYVQQARAQGGDYIIWFGHYPTSCILAQCPGGVRSILGRYREGMAYLCGHFHMLGGAVPNMYTLQQAGFLELELADWKDNRMYRLGAIDHGQFSFIDLKHREWPVALITNPKHALYMMPQKENLQSISESTHIRVLAFSIAELKSVEVQIDEGGWWECHQVKGPLYVVEWNPILYKSGLHLIQVRVLDNDGRERITTQPFSLDGTRLSFRILPRMILMFNISHIFQILFGTMLLGLVVPLCVLRLFHMLCRNNKMHRPRIRIKVFHWWLRKLWILSTVDRLFFPLVLYVLYLPVGPWAIGEIIENRTGTIFAWGTWVGTSYLPGSFTYAYGFFQLFSFHFPLTLILAHRVDQRLHLMEKPSRKPPTVLALLGRHTLFTALIIMQTSMVYFFWLAYGTLAMILGPMRTWSIVLAIVLWYQANRMPESCLRSASIVWSSRSSVVQSTENENVEHLSSDK, encoded by the exons atgaaaatagcaAAGTCTACTGTGATCTTTTTGATCTTTGTTTTAATGCTATCGGTATTTGTGGCTAATGTAGCCAATCTTATAAATGTCGACTCACATTCCGCGAACAATACTCCACTTTACAAAGGATTGGATGACACAGAACCGCAATGGCTTGCCcccaaaaaatatcaaatcacAGGAACATCAGACAATATTCTATGGTTTCTACAG gTGTCAGATATCCACATAAGTATTTTCCGAGATCTATCCAGGATTACAGAGCTGAGAGAATTTTGTGATATCACAGTTAGCGCCATCAGACCCTCGGTTGTTCTTGCATCTG gtGACTTGACAGATGCAAaggcagaaaataaaatgggcTCAGGGCAGATTCAAAAAGAATGGGAGCATTATCAACAAGTTTTGCAAGACTCCAATGTCTTGCAAAAGACCATGTGGCTGGATGTAAGAGGAAATCATG ATAACTTCAATGTGCCTAGTTTAACttcaaaagaaaattactACATGAATTATTCAGTGCAAGGACAAAGACACCCTCGCTCGTACATGCATCAAATCACAGTTGGCTCCGAAAAATATACTTTTATTGCGGTTGATGCATGTCTAGAACCTGGACCCCGAAGGCCGTTTAACTTTGTCGGTGTTCTCACCAGTGCCGAAGCAGACAATATTGCAAAATATGTTCAGCAGGCAAGAGCACAAGGTGGAGACTATATAATATGGTTCGGACACTATCCAACTTCATGTATATTGGCACAATGTCCTGGAGGAGTGCGAAGTATTTTAG GTAGATATAGGGAAGGAATGGCATATCTATGTGGACATTTTCACATGCTTGGTGGCGCTGTTCCCAACATGTACACTTTACAGCAGGCAGGATTCCTCGAATTGGAACTTGCAGACTGGAAGGATAATAGAAT GTATCGCCTAGGAGCAATAGATCACGGCCAATTCTCATTCATTGACTTAAAACATCGAGAGTGGCCTGTGGCATTGATCACCAATCCGAAGCACGCACTGTACATGATGCCACAAAAAGAGAACTTACAATCTATTTCTGAATCTACGCACATCAG aGTCCTGGCATTCTCAATAGCGGAATTGAAATCTGTGGAAGTCCAGATCGATGAAGGAGGATGGTGGGAATGTCATCAAGTGAAAGGGCCACTTTATGTTGTTGAATGGAACCCCATACTTTATAAAAGTGGGCTTCATCTTATACAG GTTCGGGTGCTGGATAATgatggaagagaaagaataacgACTCAACCATTCTCTTTGGATGGTACAAGATTGTCATTCCGAATCTTACCGAGAATGATCCTTATGTTCAACATCAGTCACATC TTCCAAATTTTATTCGGGACCATGCTGCTTGGATTGGTGGTTCCGTTATGCGTACTTCGACTTTTTCACATGCTTTGCAGAA ACAACAAAATGCATCGGCCTAGAATTAGGATAAAAGTGTTCCACTGGTGGCTTAGAAAATTGTGGATCCTGTCTACAGTTGACCGATTGTTCTTCCCACTAGTTTTATACGTACTTTATTTGCCAGTGG GTCCATGGGCTATCggagaaataatagaaaatcgaACTGGGACAATATTTGCATGGGGTACATGGGTTGGAACATCTTACTTACCTGGATCTTTCACCTATGCCTATGGTTTCTTCCAATTATTCTCCTTTCATTTCCCCCTTACATTAATCCTTGCTCATCGAGTCGACCAGAG GCTacatctcatggaaaaaccATCGAGGAAACCCCCTACGGTACTTGCTTTATTAGGGAGGCATACACTCTTCACGGCACTGATAATTATGCAGACAAGTATGGTCTACTTTTTCTGGTTGGCATATGGAACTCTTGCCATGATTCTCGGCCCGATGCGTACTTGGAGTATAGTCTTGGCCATTGTTCTATGGTACCAGGCCAATAGGATGCCGGAAAGTTGTTTGAG GAGTGCTTCGATAGTATGGTCGTCTAGAAGTAGCGTAGTACAAAGCACCGAGAACGAAAATGTGGAGCATCTCAGTAGTGACAAATAA
- the LOC105683776 gene encoding transmembrane protein 62-like isoform X4, producing MKIAKSTVIFLIFVLMLSVFVANVANLINVDSHSANNTPLYKGLDDTEPQWLAPKKYQITGTSDNILWFLQVSDIHISIFRDLSRITELREFCDITVSAIRPSVVLASGDLTDAKAENKMGSGQIQKEWEHYQQVLQDSNVLQKTMWLDVRGNHDNFNVPSLTSKENYYMNYSVQGQRHPRSYMHQITVGSEKYTFIAVDACLEPGPRRPFNFVGVLTSAEADNIAKYVQQARAQGGDYIIWFGHYPTSCILAQCPGGVRSILGRYREGMAYLCGHFHMLGGAVPNMYTLQQAGFLELELADWKDNRMYRLGAIDHGQFSFIDLKHREWPVALITNPKHALYMMPQKENLQSISESTHIRVLAFSIAELKSVEVQIDEGGWWECHQVKGPLYVVEWNPILYKSGLHLIQVRVLDNDGRERITTQPFSLDGTRLSFRILPRMILMFNISHIFQILFGTMLLGLVVPLCVLRLFHMLCRNNKMHRPRIRIKVFHWWLRKLWILSTVDRLFFPLVLYVLYLPVGPWAIGEIIENRTGTIFAWGTWVGTSYLPGSFTYAYGFFQLFSFHFPLTLILAHRVDQRKKDALHFW from the exons atgaaaatagcaAAGTCTACTGTGATCTTTTTGATCTTTGTTTTAATGCTATCGGTATTTGTGGCTAATGTAGCCAATCTTATAAATGTCGACTCACATTCCGCGAACAATACTCCACTTTACAAAGGATTGGATGACACAGAACCGCAATGGCTTGCCcccaaaaaatatcaaatcacAGGAACATCAGACAATATTCTATGGTTTCTACAG gTGTCAGATATCCACATAAGTATTTTCCGAGATCTATCCAGGATTACAGAGCTGAGAGAATTTTGTGATATCACAGTTAGCGCCATCAGACCCTCGGTTGTTCTTGCATCTG gtGACTTGACAGATGCAAaggcagaaaataaaatgggcTCAGGGCAGATTCAAAAAGAATGGGAGCATTATCAACAAGTTTTGCAAGACTCCAATGTCTTGCAAAAGACCATGTGGCTGGATGTAAGAGGAAATCATG ATAACTTCAATGTGCCTAGTTTAACttcaaaagaaaattactACATGAATTATTCAGTGCAAGGACAAAGACACCCTCGCTCGTACATGCATCAAATCACAGTTGGCTCCGAAAAATATACTTTTATTGCGGTTGATGCATGTCTAGAACCTGGACCCCGAAGGCCGTTTAACTTTGTCGGTGTTCTCACCAGTGCCGAAGCAGACAATATTGCAAAATATGTTCAGCAGGCAAGAGCACAAGGTGGAGACTATATAATATGGTTCGGACACTATCCAACTTCATGTATATTGGCACAATGTCCTGGAGGAGTGCGAAGTATTTTAG GTAGATATAGGGAAGGAATGGCATATCTATGTGGACATTTTCACATGCTTGGTGGCGCTGTTCCCAACATGTACACTTTACAGCAGGCAGGATTCCTCGAATTGGAACTTGCAGACTGGAAGGATAATAGAAT GTATCGCCTAGGAGCAATAGATCACGGCCAATTCTCATTCATTGACTTAAAACATCGAGAGTGGCCTGTGGCATTGATCACCAATCCGAAGCACGCACTGTACATGATGCCACAAAAAGAGAACTTACAATCTATTTCTGAATCTACGCACATCAG aGTCCTGGCATTCTCAATAGCGGAATTGAAATCTGTGGAAGTCCAGATCGATGAAGGAGGATGGTGGGAATGTCATCAAGTGAAAGGGCCACTTTATGTTGTTGAATGGAACCCCATACTTTATAAAAGTGGGCTTCATCTTATACAG GTTCGGGTGCTGGATAATgatggaagagaaagaataacgACTCAACCATTCTCTTTGGATGGTACAAGATTGTCATTCCGAATCTTACCGAGAATGATCCTTATGTTCAACATCAGTCACATC TTCCAAATTTTATTCGGGACCATGCTGCTTGGATTGGTGGTTCCGTTATGCGTACTTCGACTTTTTCACATGCTTTGCAGAA ACAACAAAATGCATCGGCCTAGAATTAGGATAAAAGTGTTCCACTGGTGGCTTAGAAAATTGTGGATCCTGTCTACAGTTGACCGATTGTTCTTCCCACTAGTTTTATACGTACTTTATTTGCCAGTGG GTCCATGGGCTATCggagaaataatagaaaatcgaACTGGGACAATATTTGCATGGGGTACATGGGTTGGAACATCTTACTTACCTGGATCTTTCACCTATGCCTATGGTTTCTTCCAATTATTCTCCTTTCATTTCCCCCTTACATTAATCCTTGCTCATCGAGTCGACCAGAG AAAGAAAGACGCGTTGCATTTCTGGTGA